The Solidesulfovibrio sp. genomic interval ATCCTGTCCGGCATCGGCGGGGCCGGGCTTTTTTCCGACGGCAAGCTCAACTTCATCCCCAAGCTCGGCAAGACCGACCTGACCCAGTTCATGCCGCTGTCCGAGGCCGCCGCGCTCATCGACGAGACCGAGGCCCTCTTCTCGGCACTGGGCATGGACGGGCCGGTCTACCCCACGGACATGGACAAGGCCCGCACCATCCGCAAGGAAGCCCGCAAGTGCGGCATCGAACTGCTTCTCATCCGCCAGAAGCACCTGGGCAGCGACCGCCTGCCCGGCCATATCGCGGCCATGTCCAAGGGCCTGACCGACCGTGGCGTGACCATCCGCACCGGCGAGGAAGCCCTGGACGTGCTCGTGGCCGACGGCCGGGTGACGGGCGTGGCCACGGCCCGGGGCGAATACCGGGCTCCGGCCGTGATCCTGGCCCCGGGCCGCGTGGGCGCGGAATGGATGGGCGGCCTGGCCCGCCGCCACGGCCTGCCCTACAGCCAGCGCGGCATCGAGGTCGGCGTGCGCGTGGAGGTGCATGGCGACATCCTGGCCGATTTGACCGACGTCATCTACGACCCGACCTTTTTCGTGCGCACCCGCAAATACGACGACCAGACCCGGACGTTTTGCACCAACCAGGGCGGCTACGTGGCCCTGGAAAACTACCAGGACTTCGTGTGCGTCAACGGCCACGCCTACATGGACGCCAAGTCCGACAACGCCAATTTCGCCTTCCTGTCCAAGGTGGTGCTGACCGACCCGGTCTCGGACAACCAGGCCTACGGCGAGGCCATCGGCAGGCTGGCCACCATGATCGGCGGCGGCAACCCCATCCTCCAGCGCTTCGGGGACTTGAAACGCGGCCGCAGGAGCACCTGGAGCCGCATCCGGCGCGGCTCGGTGGAGCCGACGCTTTCTTCCGTCACCTGCGGCGACATCGCCATGGCCCTGCCCGAGCGCATCGTGGCCAACCTGGTCGACGGGCTGGAGCAGTTAAACGCCGTGGTCCCGGGCGTGGCCAACGACGAGACGCTGCTCTACGCGCCGGAAATCAAGTTCTTCGCCACCCAGATCGACACCACGCCCGAGCTCGAAACGGCCGTGGCCGGCATGTACGTGGCCGGCGACGGGCCGGGGGTGGCCGGCAACATCGTCTCGGCCGCGGCCACCGGGCTCATCCCGGCCAAGGCCATCCTGCGCCGGCTGGCCGGGGGGGCGTAAGCGGCGGCGAAAAATGGTCAGGCGCGGGGCCGTTCGTAGGCCCGGACCTGGTTGCGGCCCGAGGACTTGGCCAGGTACAGGGCCTTGTCCGCCGCGTCCACCAGATGGTCCACGCCGGGCGAGGGGCAGTCGGCGAGCAGCTCGGCCACGCCGATGCTGACGTTGATCTTGATGCCGGCGGCCAGGATCTGGCCGTCGGGGTCGCGGATGACGAAGTTGTAGCGCTCGATCTTGCTGCGGATGATCTCGGCCAGCTCCTCGGCCTCCTCCTTGCCGACATCGGCCAGGGTCACGGCGAACTCCTCGCCGCCGTAGCGGGAGGCGAACACGTCCCGGTCCTCGAGCTGCTTGAGCTCCTCGGCGAAGCCCTTGAGGATGGCGCCCACCACCACCAGGGCCTGGTCGCCGATGCGGTGGCCGTGCTCGTCGTTGAAGCGCTTGAAATGGTCGATGTCGCACATGAAAAGCGACAGGGGCGTGCGCCTGTCCACGGAGGCGGCCACGGCCTTGTGGATGTGGTCGTCGAAGGCGCGGCGGTTGTGGATGCCGGTGAGCGAATCGGTCAGGCTCATGGCCACCATCTTCTCGGCGTCGCGCTCGATTATGTCGGCCATTTCCTTGAAGCCCCGGCGGATGGTGCCGAGCATGCGCTCCACGTCGCCGCCCGATTCCACGGCCTCCACCGTGACGTTTTCGAGCTTTTGCACGCCGCCCTTGTGGCGAAACAGGGTCTCCTGGAATTCCTGGACCAGGGCGGCGGTTTCCTTGAGCGTGCGCGTGAGGGCCTGGTTCCAGGGGGCGCTCAAGATCTGGCCGTTGGCCTTGATGACTTCCTTGAACTTGGCGTCGGAAAAATCGCGGGTCCTAAGGACCTCCACGACCAGGGCCTGGAGCCGTTCCTTCTGCTCGTTGTCCAGGAAGTCGTAGTCCTTGATGCCGCGCATGTAGAGGATCAGCC includes:
- a CDS encoding FAD-binding protein, whose protein sequence is MPHDIPDNFDVIIVGGGPAGLFAASFLADHSDLRLLLLEKGKAAGKRRCPMHGRDDCRKCKPCNILSGIGGAGLFSDGKLNFIPKLGKTDLTQFMPLSEAAALIDETEALFSALGMDGPVYPTDMDKARTIRKEARKCGIELLLIRQKHLGSDRLPGHIAAMSKGLTDRGVTIRTGEEALDVLVADGRVTGVATARGEYRAPAVILAPGRVGAEWMGGLARRHGLPYSQRGIEVGVRVEVHGDILADLTDVIYDPTFFVRTRKYDDQTRTFCTNQGGYVALENYQDFVCVNGHAYMDAKSDNANFAFLSKVVLTDPVSDNQAYGEAIGRLATMIGGGNPILQRFGDLKRGRRSTWSRIRRGSVEPTLSSVTCGDIAMALPERIVANLVDGLEQLNAVVPGVANDETLLYAPEIKFFATQIDTTPELETAVAGMYVAGDGPGVAGNIVSAAATGLIPAKAILRRLAGGA
- a CDS encoding GGDEF domain-containing protein codes for the protein MNKDVERGRPQAAASMCSEAVCAMLDRVGVPRESKWRGLILYMRGIKDYDFLDNEQKERLQALVVEVLRTRDFSDAKFKEVIKANGQILSAPWNQALTRTLKETAALVQEFQETLFRHKGGVQKLENVTVEAVESGGDVERMLGTIRRGFKEMADIIERDAEKMVAMSLTDSLTGIHNRRAFDDHIHKAVAASVDRRTPLSLFMCDIDHFKRFNDEHGHRIGDQALVVVGAILKGFAEELKQLEDRDVFASRYGGEEFAVTLADVGKEEAEELAEIIRSKIERYNFVIRDPDGQILAAGIKINVSIGVAELLADCPSPGVDHLVDAADKALYLAKSSGRNQVRAYERPRA